In Crassostrea angulata isolate pt1a10 chromosome 6, ASM2561291v2, whole genome shotgun sequence, a genomic segment contains:
- the LOC128189735 gene encoding uncharacterized protein LOC128189735: MSNPILFFIGSITTVFIGGAFICFRKRFMEIFINRYEGGTQPITRTPPTDRDSGYDEIRYSQLLRNSNICAEVGASSPGYSSKSQYLLSVFYDNYDDDNEDYSRLLLKLNRSTCIPKRKNLLEDEGYAFLRKSDINELK; encoded by the exons ATGTCAAACCCAATCTTGTTTTTCATTGGTTCGATTACAACGGTTTTCATTGGTGGAGCATTTATTTGTTTTCGAAAGAG ATTCATGGAGATTTTCATAAACAGATATGAAG GAGGGACACAGCCAATAACTAGAACTCCACCCACCGATCGCGATTCCGGTTACGATGAAATTCGTTACTCACAACTCCTCAGGAATAGTAACATCTGTGCAGAAGTTGGTGCATCATCGCCTGGTTATTCCTCAAAGAGTCAATATTTACTCTCagttttttatgataattatgaTGACGACAATGAGGACTACAGTCGATTGCTGCTTAAGCTAAATCGGAGCACTTGCATCCCAAAGAGAAAAAACCTTCTAGAGGATGAAGGTTATGCTTTCTTACGAAAAAGTGACATCAATGAATTGAAATAA
- the LOC128190625 gene encoding uncharacterized protein LOC128190625 produces the protein MVTYGVVLDLKSHTLSVGGERLDLTSGPKGIIPVVSNVVVSKRTVVPPHSVVHVPAQLEREMKHNVIEPCNEDLPILIPRCLYKNQNKPVVCLVNASDRYFTIKSNTVVGRAEDVQDTEQFVRATCVTEASGGESPVPEELTQLINNITTKLSSKEKQELRTLLLEFRDIFSTDEFDIGTFKKVEHSIDTGAAQPIKQ, from the coding sequence ATGGTGACTTATGGAGTAGTGTTGGATCTGAAAAGTCATACTCTCAGTGTTGGAGGTGAACGACTGGATTTAACCTCGGGACCTAAGGGAATTATTCCTGTAGTTTCTAACGTGGTGGTTTCCAAGCGCACAGTGGTTCCACCCCACTCAGTGGTGCACGTTCCTGCTCAGCTAGAAAGAGAAATGAAACATAATGTGATAGAACCATGTAATGAGGACTTGCCAATTTTGATACCAAGGTGTCTGTACAAGAATCAAAACAAGCCAGTGGTGTGTTTAGTGAATGCATCAGATAGGTACTTCACTATTAAAAGTAATACAGTAGTAGGGAGAGCAGAAGATGTACAAGATACAGAACAGTTTGTAAGAGCTACATGTGTAACAGAAGCAAGTGGTGGGGAAAGTCCTGTTCCTGAGGAGCTCACCCAACTGATTAACAACATCACAACTAAGCTATCGAGTAAGGAAAAACAAGAGCTCAGAACTTTGCTGCTAGAATTCCGGGACATATTCTCCACAGATGAGTTTGACATTGGTACATTTAAGAAAGTTGAGCATAGTATTGATACAGGGGCAGCGCAGCCAATCAAACAGTGA